A region from the Leptospira neocaledonica genome encodes:
- a CDS encoding MIP/aquaporin family protein has translation MASPFFGEFLGTFVLILLGDGVVAGVLLEKSKAKDSGWIVITAAWAFAVILGVFTAKAFGSADAHLNPAVTVAFAVQSGEYSKIPIYLPAQFLGAFLGAVAVYLHYLPHWKETKDSGKILAVFSTEPAISNPPSNFFSEFLGTFILILGIHSIFSAQIADVTTPMGVFFVGILVWVIGLSMGGTTGYAINPARDLGPRLAHYILPIPNKGNSGWKYAWLPILAPLIGGAIAGIFLKTIL, from the coding sequence ATGGCGTCCCCTTTTTTTGGAGAATTTTTAGGCACGTTTGTGCTCATACTTTTAGGAGACGGAGTAGTCGCCGGAGTTCTATTAGAAAAATCTAAAGCAAAAGATTCCGGCTGGATCGTGATCACTGCGGCCTGGGCATTTGCCGTAATTCTGGGTGTTTTTACTGCAAAAGCGTTCGGAAGTGCTGACGCACATTTAAACCCCGCAGTTACTGTGGCGTTTGCAGTACAATCGGGAGAATATTCTAAAATTCCGATATACCTGCCTGCACAGTTTTTGGGAGCTTTTTTAGGAGCAGTGGCTGTGTATCTGCATTATCTTCCTCACTGGAAAGAAACCAAGGATTCCGGAAAAATTTTAGCAGTATTCTCAACGGAACCTGCAATATCCAATCCGCCTTCTAACTTTTTTAGCGAGTTTTTGGGGACATTCATTCTGATCTTAGGGATACATTCTATCTTCTCCGCTCAAATCGCGGATGTAACCACACCTATGGGAGTTTTTTTCGTAGGTATTCTAGTTTGGGTGATCGGACTCTCTATGGGAGGAACCACAGGTTATGCAATCAATCCTGCCAGAGATTTAGGTCCTAGGTTAGCGCATTATATTCTTCCTATCCCGAACAAAGGAAACTCTGGATGGAAATATGCATGGCTTCCGATTCTTGCTCCTTTGATTGGAGGAGCAATTGCAGGAATATTTTTGAAAACTATATTATAA
- a CDS encoding MarR family winged helix-turn-helix transcriptional regulator has translation MTDSKNLSTVSILFHQTIADRLGLHITDHKCVDFLFTQGPQTAGEIAKTMGLSTGAVTSLIDRLEKKGLVERKNDPSDRRKVRIFLTEDMAAMQKIGSLFESLAKSVWEQLSAYTAEELKVILDFTRKSIRIMEEEREKLLQNRPNV, from the coding sequence ATGACCGATTCCAAAAACCTGAGCACCGTATCCATTTTATTCCACCAAACCATCGCGGATCGGCTTGGTCTCCATATCACAGATCACAAATGTGTGGACTTTCTATTTACACAGGGACCTCAAACTGCGGGAGAAATCGCTAAAACAATGGGGCTCAGCACCGGTGCCGTAACTTCTCTCATAGATCGTTTGGAGAAGAAGGGACTTGTAGAACGTAAGAATGATCCTAGCGATAGAAGAAAGGTGAGAATCTTCCTGACCGAGGATATGGCTGCTATGCAAAAAATCGGAAGCCTATTTGAAAGTTTGGCCAAATCAGTTTGGGAACAACTTTCAGCTTATACTGCCGAAGAACTAAAGGTCATTTTGGATTTTACCCGCAAATCGATCAGGATCATGGAAGAAGAAAGAGAAAAACTTCTGCAGAACCGACCGAACGTATAA
- a CDS encoding class I SAM-dependent methyltransferase: MSHVEKFEGERAKVYNRRIGKMIPFYSGIMELVAIYLLENTPEKGKILSVGCGTGADFAKLLEVSPDRFSITGLDPSPEMIEQAQKKFPQLKFICGTVGELPLVEEYDSATLLFVLHFLPDSGDKLSLLKEICGRLKKGGSLVLFDLFDPEPKESKTLFQNIKSYLINFQGWEEEAVEIYLKRVFELHRIESPRYGELFLEAGFSRSSQKFKSLHVGGWIVSK; the protein is encoded by the coding sequence ATGAGCCACGTAGAAAAGTTCGAAGGGGAAAGGGCAAAGGTTTACAACAGAAGGATAGGCAAAATGATCCCATTTTACTCAGGGATTATGGAATTGGTAGCAATCTATCTTTTAGAAAATACCCCTGAAAAAGGAAAGATCTTATCGGTAGGTTGTGGAACCGGAGCAGACTTTGCTAAATTATTGGAAGTTTCTCCGGATCGGTTTTCGATAACCGGTCTGGATCCTTCTCCCGAAATGATAGAGCAGGCTCAGAAAAAATTCCCCCAACTTAAATTTATCTGCGGAACAGTGGGAGAACTTCCACTCGTAGAAGAATACGATTCCGCTACTCTATTATTCGTTTTACATTTTCTTCCGGATTCCGGAGACAAACTTTCTCTGTTAAAAGAGATATGCGGTAGATTGAAAAAAGGTGGAAGTTTGGTCTTATTCGATCTATTCGATCCCGAGCCAAAAGAATCTAAGACCTTATTCCAAAATATAAAATCGTACTTAATCAATTTCCAAGGCTGGGAAGAAGAAGCAGTCGAAATCTATCTCAAAAGGGTGTTTGAACTGCATCGTATTGAAAGCCCCAGATACGGTGAACTTTTTTTAGAAGCAGGATTTTCTCGAAGTTCTCAAAAATTCAAATCTTTGCATGTAGGGGGATGGATCGTCTCAAAATAA
- a CDS encoding SDR family NAD(P)-dependent oxidoreductase yields the protein MKALVTGASEGIGREFAKQLAAKGYKITAVARNEVRLKQLIDELGKGHTIIVADLSDPKSTAKIQKELEENHYDLLINNAGFGVYGPFHKADLPRLQAMTRLNIDSLVSLSYSFLKNSQSGDSLMNISSTLGLVPMPSSGVYSATKAFVTSFSESLWYEQKKRGVYVMGLCPGVTVSNFFERAGGDPKDFPKAIAQSAETLVEYALAALKKRSSPTVVSGLPNKVLVKVSKLIGRKATVRLMGKMR from the coding sequence ATGAAAGCATTAGTCACAGGAGCCAGTGAAGGGATCGGAAGAGAGTTTGCAAAACAACTTGCGGCAAAAGGTTATAAGATCACCGCAGTTGCAAGAAACGAAGTCAGACTCAAACAACTGATAGATGAACTTGGAAAAGGCCATACAATCATCGTCGCCGACTTATCCGATCCGAAATCAACCGCAAAGATCCAAAAAGAATTGGAAGAGAATCATTACGATTTATTAATAAACAATGCAGGGTTCGGCGTTTATGGACCTTTTCACAAGGCAGATCTACCTAGATTACAAGCGATGACTCGTCTTAATATAGATTCGCTTGTTTCTTTGTCTTACTCTTTCCTAAAAAATTCCCAGTCAGGAGATTCTTTGATGAATATATCTTCTACCCTGGGCCTTGTTCCTATGCCCTCTTCCGGTGTGTATTCTGCAACTAAAGCATTTGTAACTTCTTTCAGCGAGTCCTTATGGTATGAGCAGAAAAAAAGAGGGGTCTACGTTATGGGTCTTTGCCCCGGAGTGACTGTTTCTAACTTTTTCGAAAGAGCAGGAGGAGATCCGAAAGATTTTCCTAAGGCGATCGCTCAATCCGCAGAAACTTTAGTAGAATATGCTCTGGCGGCTTTGAAAAAGAGAAGTTCTCCTACGGTCGTGTCCGGACTTCCGAACAAGGTTTTAGTAAAAGTTTCTAAGCTGATCGGTAGAAAGGCAACCGTTAGGCTAATGGGAAAAATGAGGTAA
- a CDS encoding GGDEF domain-containing protein, whose protein sequence is MTSSLKNYWIRNQNFLENQEDAILISDHKGKLLDSNSQAKELGLVPEKNDLKHSSWYSELSTVDSKKHSHLTLHLSSGKKRFICRTIPILVDDKEPANAFYFRDITERSFLEAKAKRYETLFRRRENRIKELEIRDKLTGLFNREYTVESFQAELYRAERSGTSIGVVHLDIDGLKEINETFGNSGGDLLLKEMGRILLENSRRSDIASRIGGEKFLLLLPGAQKNIVLERAEKIKRLFSESSSSGSWGKVKIKVSLGVAMYPEDGSTYDVLLQKVQTGN, encoded by the coding sequence ATGACTTCTTCTCTTAAAAACTATTGGATCCGAAACCAGAACTTTCTGGAAAACCAGGAAGATGCGATACTAATCTCCGATCATAAAGGAAAACTTTTGGATTCGAATTCTCAAGCAAAAGAGCTTGGGCTTGTTCCTGAAAAAAACGATCTAAAACATTCTTCTTGGTATTCAGAACTTTCAACGGTGGATTCCAAAAAACATTCTCATCTTACCTTACATCTATCTTCAGGTAAAAAAAGATTCATATGCAGGACGATTCCCATCCTAGTAGATGATAAAGAACCGGCAAATGCATTCTATTTCAGAGACATCACGGAAAGATCTTTTTTGGAAGCAAAGGCTAAAAGATATGAGACTCTTTTTAGAAGAAGAGAGAACCGGATTAAAGAATTAGAGATCCGTGATAAACTTACAGGTCTTTTCAATCGAGAATATACCGTCGAATCCTTCCAAGCAGAACTTTATAGAGCAGAAAGAAGTGGCACCAGCATCGGCGTGGTTCATTTAGATATAGATGGGCTAAAAGAGATCAACGAAACTTTCGGGAATAGCGGAGGAGACCTTCTTCTGAAAGAAATGGGAAGAATACTTTTGGAAAATTCCAGAAGGAGCGATATCGCATCTCGGATCGGAGGCGAAAAATTCTTACTTCTTCTTCCTGGAGCACAAAAGAATATAGTTTTGGAAAGAGCGGAGAAAATCAAAAGATTATTTTCGGAATCCAGTTCCAGCGGTTCTTGGGGAAAGGTGAAAATCAAAGTATCCTTAGGAGTTGCAATGTATCCGGAAGATGGTTCCACATACGATGTTCTTCTACAAAAAGTCCAAACAGGAAATTAA
- a CDS encoding RICIN domain-containing protein, producing MKSSKTLPSRIVAVAYLCALSLIGAGCKDSSSNYDSLLFLVQANGKSGGSLPADINYKAEYLTPAPLDQPSGIPFEGGGTKGKNGRSPIPVYAPKLQIDPQAWMSSGYQSRSNTQLRNICIPGTHDSGTYGIQGIDENISQTQEYTVGEQLSLGYRYFDLRIKKIDGQFKIHHGSSVSVSAQEVFQHISSFVNNRKKEIVFVHIQNVDSMSDAEHYELKDQLVLPYLGSRMAPRNLGNSVSFSQLWDLDKNVILIWGGGNYADLSQLYWNQGQTMKSDWQNTGSESDLVNALRARIKDNREGKFYVAQMILTPNAAQIIFPPYWGSIEDLTNDKLDHASFVYDLDREAKKSGQRINIAMVDFAGPRFSQYAFEACMDVNDLEPRYFTLKSKQSNLCLDVSNSSTENNARVQVWNCNNTNAQKWFYEHSTSYLRSKLNTDKCLDNGAENWNGGKIVLWDCKDMNNMRFDFYDDSMRVRQNESIAVDANGSTSGSLVSQWTWHGGNNQRWEKNYESPYFALVNQASNLCLDVSNSSTANGARIQVYNCNGTDAQKWYYDSSNSFLRSKLNPYKCMDNGGETRNGGKIALWDCKDMNNMRFDFVGDSIRNRINSLYAVDANGTSSGSLVSQWEFKNTSNQLWKKSY from the coding sequence ATGAAAAGTTCCAAGACACTTCCTTCTCGGATCGTCGCAGTCGCATATCTTTGCGCTCTGTCCCTGATCGGAGCCGGATGCAAAGATTCCTCCTCAAACTACGATTCTTTGTTATTTTTAGTCCAGGCTAACGGCAAATCCGGAGGCTCTCTCCCAGCAGACATAAATTATAAGGCAGAATACCTGACTCCTGCACCTTTGGACCAACCAAGCGGGATTCCTTTCGAGGGTGGAGGTACTAAGGGTAAAAACGGAAGAAGTCCTATCCCTGTGTATGCTCCAAAACTGCAAATCGATCCGCAAGCATGGATGAGTAGCGGATACCAGTCCAGATCCAATACCCAGCTCAGAAACATTTGTATCCCAGGAACTCACGATTCCGGAACCTATGGAATCCAGGGAATTGACGAGAATATTTCCCAAACCCAGGAATACACAGTGGGGGAACAATTATCTCTGGGGTATCGTTACTTCGATCTTCGGATCAAAAAGATAGACGGACAATTTAAGATCCATCACGGTTCTAGTGTTTCTGTTTCCGCTCAGGAAGTATTCCAGCATATCTCCAGTTTCGTGAATAATCGTAAGAAAGAAATCGTATTCGTTCACATCCAGAATGTGGATAGTATGAGCGACGCAGAACATTATGAACTAAAAGACCAACTGGTTCTTCCTTATTTAGGTTCCAGAATGGCGCCTCGCAATTTAGGAAATTCTGTTAGTTTCTCCCAACTTTGGGACCTAGACAAGAACGTAATCCTGATCTGGGGTGGCGGAAACTATGCAGACTTATCCCAGCTATATTGGAACCAAGGCCAGACAATGAAGAGCGACTGGCAGAATACAGGAAGCGAATCCGATCTAGTGAATGCGCTTAGAGCACGCATCAAGGACAATAGAGAAGGTAAATTTTACGTAGCTCAAATGATCCTAACCCCAAATGCGGCTCAGATCATCTTTCCACCTTACTGGGGAAGTATCGAAGATCTTACCAATGATAAATTGGATCATGCAAGTTTTGTTTATGACTTGGATAGAGAAGCCAAAAAATCAGGACAACGTATTAACATTGCAATGGTAGACTTTGCGGGTCCTCGTTTCTCTCAATATGCATTCGAAGCATGTATGGATGTGAACGATCTAGAACCGAGATACTTCACTTTAAAAAGTAAACAGTCCAATCTATGTTTAGACGTAAGTAATAGCAGCACCGAGAATAATGCTCGCGTCCAAGTTTGGAATTGTAATAACACCAACGCTCAAAAATGGTTCTATGAACATTCTACAAGTTATCTTAGAAGCAAACTGAATACAGATAAGTGTTTGGATAACGGGGCGGAAAATTGGAACGGAGGAAAGATAGTCCTCTGGGATTGTAAAGATATGAATAATATGAGATTCGATTTTTACGACGATTCAATGAGAGTTAGACAAAACGAATCTATCGCCGTGGATGCTAACGGTTCTACCAGCGGTTCTTTAGTCAGCCAATGGACCTGGCATGGAGGAAACAACCAACGTTGGGAGAAAAATTATGAATCTCCGTATTTTGCTCTGGTTAACCAAGCTTCTAACCTTTGTTTAGATGTAAGCAATAGCAGCACTGCAAACGGAGCAAGGATACAAGTTTATAATTGTAACGGAACGGATGCTCAAAAATGGTATTACGACTCAAGCAACAGTTTCCTCAGAAGCAAACTAAATCCATATAAATGTATGGATAACGGCGGAGAAACCCGTAACGGAGGAAAGATTGCTCTCTGGGATTGTAAAGACATGAACAATATGAGATTCGATTTTGTAGGAGACAGTATCCGAAATCGTATCAACTCATTGTATGCCGTAGACGCAAACGGAACTTCCAGCGGATCATTAGTGAGCCAATGGGAATTCAAAAATACCAGTAACCAACTCTGGAAAAAATCATATTAA
- a CDS encoding helix-turn-helix transcriptional regulator, which produces MRADRLLNILLHLQAKGRTTAKELSKKLEISERTVHRDMEALSSAGIPIYAERGVGGGWTLSEGYRTNLTGFKKEEVISLLLVHSSRVLEDLGKKKDFDSAFVKLMASLPPAYRKDAETARQRIHIDGLGWGRAIRELPLLPILQDAVWEEKKVKIIYEKDGGKPEPRIIEPYGLVAKDTIWYVVAKRGKEMRVYRISRIKEATITTERFERPKKFDLGKYWEEWIKEFKSRVPKYLIKVKVTDATAEHIKSIPYMKCLSHKPMAKGFAEMVIDMETKEWALGSMLQYCDSVFVLEPLELQDAIRHKAKEILKIYE; this is translated from the coding sequence ATGAGAGCTGATAGGCTTCTAAATATTCTACTGCATCTACAGGCCAAAGGAAGGACCACCGCTAAGGAACTTTCCAAAAAATTAGAAATTTCCGAACGCACAGTGCATAGAGATATGGAAGCTCTTTCTTCGGCTGGTATTCCAATCTATGCGGAAAGAGGGGTCGGCGGAGGTTGGACTTTAAGCGAGGGTTATAGGACAAACCTTACAGGTTTTAAAAAAGAGGAAGTAATCTCCTTATTATTAGTACATTCTTCTCGGGTATTGGAGGACCTAGGCAAGAAAAAGGATTTCGATTCTGCATTCGTCAAACTCATGGCTTCTCTTCCACCCGCTTATAGAAAGGATGCAGAAACCGCTAGACAAAGAATTCATATAGACGGCCTAGGTTGGGGGCGTGCGATCAGAGAACTTCCACTTCTTCCCATACTACAAGACGCAGTTTGGGAAGAAAAAAAAGTAAAGATCATTTACGAGAAAGATGGTGGAAAACCCGAGCCAAGAATCATAGAACCTTACGGACTCGTAGCCAAGGACACGATCTGGTACGTAGTTGCCAAACGTGGAAAAGAAATGAGAGTCTATCGGATCTCCCGAATCAAAGAAGCCACAATAACTACGGAAAGATTCGAAAGACCTAAAAAATTCGATCTAGGAAAATATTGGGAAGAATGGATCAAAGAATTTAAATCTAGAGTCCCCAAATATCTGATCAAAGTTAAGGTTACGGATGCCACCGCAGAACATATCAAAAGTATTCCTTATATGAAATGCCTAAGCCATAAACCTATGGCAAAAGGTTTTGCCGAAATGGTAATCGATATGGAAACCAAAGAATGGGCGTTAGGAAGTATGTTGCAATACTGTGATTCCGTTTTTGTTCTGGAGCCTTTGGAATTGCAGGATGCAATTCGACATAAGGCTAAAGAAATCCTGAAAATTTACGAATAA
- a CDS encoding FAD-dependent oxidoreductase, whose protein sequence is MKRERPNFIIVGSGISGPSLALFLKRAGYGVRLMESYSRPAEDIGGALQIAPNGMKVIRELGLTSEVSKIGTFSDEMIFRNHTGRVLAMIPNGSVSQFGESAIVVSRARFHLLLLEAAEKEGIPTEYGKKFSHAEFPLDGGVIAKFEDGSFVEGDFLIGADGNHSKVRSFLFPNFPKPEYTGILNAGGFVPAEVIPEKYSKRGPIHFTFGPEGFFGFAACGNTEDTSWMWWSNIPRDKEYTREEMNSLDDGAWKDKILEIHKGWHDPIEKIIRASSTILKGSVHDLRSLPEWGNDKVLLVGDAAHVMSPHTGQGASMALEDSHTLFSLLERSDSVQEAFRNFETIRRPRVERIIEESRRNGNRKKKLGPIACWIRDRILTLALPSFAKKGQDWMYNYEGIK, encoded by the coding sequence ATGAAACGGGAGAGGCCCAATTTTATAATCGTAGGTTCCGGAATTTCAGGGCCTTCTCTTGCATTATTTCTAAAAAGGGCAGGGTATGGAGTCCGTCTGATGGAATCCTATTCTCGCCCTGCAGAGGACATAGGAGGAGCTCTCCAGATTGCACCTAACGGGATGAAGGTGATAAGAGAATTGGGTCTGACTTCAGAAGTGTCGAAGATCGGGACATTTTCCGATGAGATGATTTTCAGGAATCATACAGGAAGGGTTCTTGCAATGATCCCGAACGGTTCAGTTTCTCAATTCGGAGAATCTGCAATCGTAGTTTCTCGTGCAAGATTTCATCTATTACTATTGGAAGCTGCGGAGAAGGAGGGAATTCCCACCGAGTACGGAAAAAAATTCTCTCATGCGGAATTTCCTTTAGATGGAGGAGTGATCGCAAAATTCGAGGATGGAAGTTTTGTAGAAGGGGATTTTCTGATCGGAGCCGACGGGAACCATTCAAAAGTCCGTAGTTTTCTTTTTCCTAATTTTCCAAAACCTGAATATACGGGGATCTTAAATGCAGGTGGATTCGTTCCCGCCGAGGTGATCCCCGAAAAATATTCCAAAAGAGGACCGATCCATTTTACTTTTGGACCAGAAGGTTTTTTCGGTTTCGCGGCCTGTGGAAATACCGAGGATACTTCATGGATGTGGTGGAGCAATATTCCGAGAGATAAGGAATATACCAGGGAAGAAATGAATTCTTTGGATGATGGAGCTTGGAAAGATAAAATATTAGAAATACATAAAGGATGGCATGACCCTATCGAAAAGATAATCCGGGCCTCTTCCACTATCCTGAAAGGAAGCGTTCATGACCTTAGGAGTCTACCTGAATGGGGAAATGATAAGGTTCTATTAGTGGGAGATGCGGCTCACGTAATGAGTCCTCATACCGGCCAAGGAGCTTCTATGGCCTTGGAAGATTCTCATACTTTATTTTCACTTTTAGAAAGATCCGATTCAGTTCAGGAGGCGTTTAGAAATTTTGAAACGATCAGACGACCGAGAGTAGAAAGGATTATAGAAGAATCCAGAAGGAATGGGAACAGAAAGAAAAAATTGGGCCCTATCGCTTGTTGGATTAGAGATAGGATCCTAACCCTGGCCTTACCTAGTTTCGCTAAGAAAGGACAGGATTGGATGTACAATTACGAGGGAATCAAATAG
- a CDS encoding glycerophosphodiester phosphodiesterase — MKSFHIKQIFSIFFLMYISCGGEQIRNKPIEGNLDLQGHRGARGLKPENTWPAFEEALSQGMTTIELDTVLTKDQKIIIHHDSESNPTLCTKKDGSEIISKSIYQLTLAELKELDCGTKKNPKFPEQISVPGTELLTIQEFFEKIQTWERTGKRKVIPKFNIETKFPNDAESKVSNEILETHVNLLIKAIETAKVTDRTTIQSFYLPAISLVKKKNPKIQTSALFSLTYPQGAAMKFGLGGSRRELVLNQTKELKADIISPYFLYVTDEFVSKAHSLGIKVIPWTVNDTEEMERLIRTGVDGIITDYPDRLNSVLKKH; from the coding sequence ATGAAATCATTCCATATCAAACAAATATTCTCAATATTCTTTTTAATGTATATATCTTGCGGAGGAGAGCAGATCCGAAACAAGCCAATTGAAGGAAATCTGGATCTACAAGGCCATCGAGGAGCCAGGGGATTAAAACCTGAAAACACCTGGCCAGCATTCGAAGAGGCTCTTTCCCAAGGAATGACCACGATCGAATTAGACACTGTTCTGACCAAAGATCAAAAAATCATAATACACCATGATTCTGAATCCAATCCTACACTATGCACAAAAAAAGACGGATCTGAGATCATATCCAAATCCATATACCAGTTAACTCTTGCAGAATTAAAAGAACTAGATTGTGGAACCAAAAAAAATCCCAAATTCCCCGAACAGATTTCCGTTCCAGGAACCGAACTTTTGACCATCCAAGAATTTTTTGAAAAAATACAAACCTGGGAAAGAACAGGAAAAAGAAAAGTTATCCCTAAATTTAATATAGAGACAAAATTTCCGAATGATGCGGAGTCCAAAGTTTCAAATGAAATTTTAGAAACACATGTAAATCTTTTGATCAAGGCGATCGAAACTGCTAAAGTTACGGATCGGACTACGATCCAATCTTTTTATCTTCCTGCAATCTCATTGGTGAAGAAAAAAAATCCGAAAATCCAAACTTCTGCGTTATTCTCTCTCACTTATCCTCAAGGAGCCGCAATGAAATTCGGGCTCGGTGGTTCCAGAAGAGAACTTGTTTTAAATCAAACAAAAGAACTAAAAGCGGATATTATTTCTCCTTATTTCTTATACGTAACTGACGAATTCGTTTCTAAGGCTCATTCTTTAGGAATTAAAGTGATTCCATGGACTGTAAATGATACGGAAGAAATGGAAAGATTAATTAGAACGGGTGTGGACGGAATTATTACCGATTATCCGGATCGATTGAATTCAGTTCTAAAAAAACATTAG
- a CDS encoding DUF4442 domain-containing protein — MKLYSSDKKESLSSWWLRFRLNHWPCLWCTGGKIQFISSDLRELHVSLKKNLRTLNRVGTIYGGSIYSSVDPYYMLMMMWILGPDYVVWDKAAKVKFVRPILGKVKIRFLITEELIEKTKRDILEKGEIVFDLPAKYEDEEGTVYATFEKTIYAASKEFYEKKLASKNITSAFKPSKRS, encoded by the coding sequence ATGAAATTATACTCTAGCGATAAAAAAGAATCTCTTAGTTCTTGGTGGCTGCGTTTTCGTTTAAACCATTGGCCTTGTTTATGGTGCACAGGAGGGAAAATACAATTCATCTCTTCGGATCTAAGAGAGCTTCATGTAAGTTTAAAAAAAAATCTTCGCACATTGAATCGAGTAGGGACAATTTACGGAGGAAGTATCTATAGTTCCGTAGATCCATACTATATGTTAATGATGATGTGGATACTCGGGCCGGATTACGTGGTCTGGGACAAAGCAGCAAAAGTGAAATTTGTTCGACCAATCCTAGGCAAAGTAAAGATCCGATTTTTGATCACAGAAGAGTTGATCGAAAAGACAAAACGAGATATATTAGAAAAAGGTGAAATTGTTTTCGACCTTCCCGCAAAATACGAGGATGAAGAAGGGACGGTATATGCTACCTTCGAAAAAACGATCTATGCCGCTTCCAAAGAATTTTATGAGAAGAAGTTAGCTTCTAAAAATATTACATCTGCCTTTAAGCCTAGCAAAAGAAGTTAA
- a CDS encoding alpha/beta fold hydrolase, which yields MITLATSVFGIVLCKGEIIKTSVHGPTGKISYKDEGFGGMPVVFIHSFGGNVSHWEEIKEKLIPNRRVVRIELRGHGDSEFPKDGDYRISSMAQDLATVVNLLGLQRFVLVGHSMGGSVALQYAGENPSRVAGLVLVDSNGDPKKLPEAVRNQIKNTLYSDAYVQTTEAYWEQLLANSKPEIKERLMGELTRAPKDTVIKITSELLDYDPNHSLKRYVGPKLAIVTPENDDQFALHRLHLGFPHTVVTNAGHWLQLDQPEEFRNILETFLQKF from the coding sequence ATGATTACTTTAGCAACCTCCGTTTTTGGCATCGTTCTTTGTAAGGGTGAAATTATCAAAACCTCAGTCCACGGTCCTACCGGCAAAATTTCCTATAAAGACGAGGGATTCGGTGGAATGCCTGTGGTATTTATCCATTCTTTCGGTGGGAATGTTTCTCATTGGGAAGAGATCAAAGAGAAGCTCATCCCGAATAGAAGAGTTGTCCGGATAGAACTCAGAGGTCACGGAGATTCCGAATTCCCTAAAGATGGAGATTATAGGATTTCTTCTATGGCACAGGATCTGGCCACAGTAGTAAATCTTTTGGGACTACAAAGATTCGTGCTCGTTGGGCATAGTATGGGAGGAAGTGTAGCATTACAATACGCAGGAGAAAATCCAAGTAGAGTAGCAGGACTAGTTCTTGTAGATTCTAACGGTGATCCGAAAAAATTACCTGAAGCAGTTCGCAATCAAATCAAGAATACATTATATTCAGACGCGTATGTGCAAACTACAGAAGCATATTGGGAACAATTACTGGCGAATTCTAAACCCGAAATAAAAGAAAGATTAATGGGTGAATTGACCAGAGCCCCGAAAGATACCGTGATCAAGATTACTTCCGAATTATTGGATTATGATCCAAACCATTCTTTAAAAAGATACGTTGGGCCAAAGCTTGCGATAGTCACTCCCGAAAATGACGACCAATTTGCATTGCATAGGCTACATTTAGGATTTCCTCATACTGTGGTTACAAATGCGGGACATTGGTTGCAATTGGACCAACCGGAAGAATTCCGCAATATCTTGGAAACCTTCTTACAGAAATTCTAA